In the Melanotaenia boesemani isolate fMelBoe1 chromosome 14, fMelBoe1.pri, whole genome shotgun sequence genome, CTCTGTTAAACAGACTGatggtctcctcacttctcaGAGTTTTCTTACAGAAGGAGCTGATAATAAACATCTTTATTCTCTTGCTGCCTTTTTAATGCTCCTTACTCCAGTTTGTTCTGAAAGTGTCAGAGCAGATTATATCAACCCTCTGATGATTAATGTTggtcttttaaaattttttcagTGCTGCTCAGAGTCAGTCCAAACTGGAGTCCCTGGAGTGTCACTTCACCTGGAATCTGGACACCAGCAGGTCCAAACTGTTCTCTCTCAGAGACGAGCTGGTGGACATCGGCACTAAGGAGGGAAACATCTGGCTGGGTCACATCTACAACCTGCAGGGGTTCATCCATTACAAGCTGGGCTTCATTGAAGAGGCCCGGGACTCCTTCAGCAGGGCCACTGAGACCTTCCACCAGCTGGGAGATGCAGATGAGGGTCCCTGGTTGGTGGTGAACTACGGGAACCTGGCATGGCTGCACCAACATCTGGGTGAAGACAGTCAGAGCCAAAGGTACCTGTCAAAGCTGGACACCCTGATGGAGAAACACCCGCCTCCAATCCAGGATGAGCTCCACCCAGAGGTGTGTGCTGAGAAGGCCTGGACCCTGATGAAGTTTGACAAAGACAAGAAGCTGCAGGCTGCAGATTACTTCCAGAGAGCCGTCAGGATGAAGCCAGAGATGGTGTCATGGCAGACCAGCCGTGTGCTGGCGTTGGTGGGTGCTTATAAACACAGTGACACAGACCAGGATGTTGGCATCTTGGAGGAAATGAGAATGGCCCGAGAGGAGGATCCAGACAACCTGTACCTTGCTGCTGTCGACCTGCTGCTAAGAGCCAAGAGAGGAGAGCAAATCAAAGATGAAgcagatgagctggaagaaaagattttaatgaATCCTGTCAGCAGCTACAGCGGCATCAGAATCCTGATGAGGGTGTACAGGCAGCTCGACTGCTATGATGAGGCCATTGACCTGGCAGAAAAGGCCCTGAAGAAGCATCCAGATGAGCGATACCTGAAGAGGTGTACTGCCCTCAGCTATTCTTTGAAGATCGGCTTTTATAAAGAAAGTTGCCCAAGTGAAAGTATGATCAGCAGAGCCATCAGTCTGCATGAGGAGGTGGTCTCTCTTTACCCTCATTCTTCTCTCATGAAGGAGATTGACTTTGCATACATGTATGCTAAGTCTGGTCATGGCCTGATGAAAGCAGAGCAGATGTATCAGGAGATGATGGAGAGAGATCTGGAACCTGCAGACAAGCAGATGCTCTATAACTACTACGCAAAATACTTGATGTTTGATCGAAGGGCGAAACAGAGGTCGATTCAGTACCACATGAAGGCAGCAGAGATGCCTCATCTGTCCTTCTTCCAGCAGAACAGCATCAACGCGCTGCAGAGGATCAGCGGTCGAGGCACAAACAGAATATGCAGAGAAATCCGGGAGTTTCTAGAACAGCTGCCGCGTTCGGATTCTTTGTGAGTTCCTGATTAAACGggctttcattttaaagttttagacAACTGTTAACAGCtgagttttagtttttacatcATATCTGGACTTCTGTATGTAGAGGTGGACCATGGGTAATCTGTACATTAGTATCGTGGTGGAATTTTAATCAAAAGCTTAATTTATGCTCCTTTTAGGCAAGGCatggcagtttatttgtacagcacatttcatgtacaggacaattcaaagtgctttacataaaacaaaagtattacagatattaagaaatagtaaaaggcagcaacaaatagaagaaaattacaataaaataataaattacattaaactgattaaatgtCAGATAAGTTAAAATGATATCATGCAGAATTCATGTATAgggacatgagaaaagaaatgtttttaatctggatttaaaaatgtctacatttggggaaagtttaatctccactggcagtttgttccacttgtttgcagcaaaacagctaaatgctgcttctccatgtttagtctggactctggtctggactctggtctggattctggtctggactagttgaccagagtctttggatctaagagctctgctaggtttatattctctgaacatttcacagatgtattctgagCTTTAAttgttctgggatttgtaaacaataagaagaattttaaaatctattctgtgactgactggaagccagtgtaaagatttaaaaactggtgtgatgtgttcagatctcttcgtcctggttaaaactctagcagcagcgttctggatgagctgcagatgtttaatgttctttttaggaagtcctgttaaagaccattacattaatccagcctactggagatgaatgcatggatgagtttctcttggtctttctgggagactaaaatttaattctgttgatgtttctgagctggtaaaaagcttcttagtgaagctttgatgtggctgctgaaagtcaggtctgagtctccaaggttaccaacttggttggtgattttaagagcccgagtctccagctgtttaccaatgctgaccctcttctctttgctaccaaacagaataatctcaccTTTGTCTTCatgtaattgtagaaaattctccttcatccaggtgtttatttgctccagacactgacacattaagtctattggactgcagtcatctggtgacagagacacataaagttgtgtatcatctgcataactttgataattaatgctatagttctgtaatatttcacccaaagggagcataaacaGTATgaaacacagcactgagatccagcagaaccaggactgacacttcACCAGAaccagtattcaacctaatgtcatttaacactttgaccagagctgtttcagggctgtgatgaggtcggaaaccggactgaaatttatcaagatttccactttcatttaaaaagtcattaagctgtttaaatacaactttctcaacaatcttggaaataaaagaaaggttaaagacggtctatagttgttcattatagaggcgtccaGAGTCCGTTTCTCTAGgagaggcttaatagcagctatctctagtgacttgggaaaaatacctgatgccagtgagctgttaactatcacaTAAATAAGTATGTTTGTGTTAACCTTtgtcaaacatcactgcccacATACACCCATGTTTCCCTTAGATTGGCATGGTTGTTATGAAATAAATCCACTAGAGCGCAGTACAGATGTCAGATCTCTCCTCGAGGTCACAATGTACATTTCAGGAAACAAGCATGGCGATGATGGAGAAGATTGTGATAATGCATATGAGACATAGAAAAGACAGCATGGTTTACAGCAGGGGTCTGTGTGGCCATTGCAGGATCTTCTTTGTTCGTTCCTCTGGTCGTATGTCAGCTACACTGCAGAACACCGCCCCCTGTGGTGGCTGGTGGTACTGCTCCCTTGATGCCTTTTAAATGCTCCTTACTCCAGTTTGTTCTGAAAGTGTCAGAGCAGATTATATCAACCCTCTGATGAttaatgtttgtcttttaaaatgtttttcagtgcTGCTCAGAGTCAGTCCAAACTGGAGTCCCTGGAGTGTCACTTCACCTGGAATCTGGACACCAGCAGGTCCAAACTGTTCCGTCTCAGGGACGACCTGGTGGACATCGGCACCGAGAAGGGAAACATCTGGCTGGGTCACATCTACAACCTGCAGGGGTTCATCCATTACAAGCTGGGCTTCATTGAAGAGGCCCGGGACTTCTTCAGCAGGGCCACTGAGACCTTCCACCAGCTGGGAGATGCAGATGAGGGTCCCTGGTTGGTGGTGAACTACGGGAACCTGGCATGGCTGCACCAACATCTGGGTGAAGACAGTCAGAGCCAAAGGTACCTGTCAAAGCTGGACACCCTGATGGAGAAACACCCGCCTCCAATCCAGGATGAGCTCCACCCAGAGGTCTGTGCTGAGAAGGCCTGGACCCTGATGACTTTTTACAAAGACAAGAAGCTGCAGGCTGCAGATTACTTCCAGAGAGCCGTTAGGATGAAGCCAGAGATGGTG is a window encoding:
- the LOC121653005 gene encoding interferon-induced protein with tetratricopeptide repeats 1-like; this encodes MSAAQSQSKLESLECHFTWNLDTSRSKLFSLRDELVDIGTKEGNIWLGHIYNLQGFIHYKLGFIEEARDSFSRATETFHQLGDADEGPWLVVNYGNLAWLHQHLGEDSQSQRYLSKLDTLMEKHPPPIQDELHPEVCAEKAWTLMKFDKDKKLQAADYFQRAVRMKPEMVSWQTSRVLALVGAYKHSDTDQDVGILEEMRMAREEDPDNLYLAAVDLLLRAKRGEQIKDEADELEEKILMNPVSSYSGIRILMRVYRQLDCYDEAIDLAEKALKKHPDERYLKRCTALSYSLKIGFYKESCPSESMISRAISLHEEVVSLYPHSSLMKEIDFAYMYAKSGHGLMKAEQMYQEMMERDLEPADKQMLYNYYAKYLMFDRRAKQRSIQYHMKAAEMPHLSFFQQNSINALQRISGRGTNRICREIREFLEQLPRSDSL